GGGGGGCACGGATGCCCGCCCACGTCCACCGGGGGACCCACGAGGTGCTGTACGTCCTCGACGGGCGGCTGCGCGTGACGCTGGACGGGGCCGAGACGGTGGCGCATCCCGGCGACTGCGTGAACATTCCCGCCGGGTGCGTCCACGGCTACACGTTGGAGGGCAGCAGCACCCGCCTCCTGACGATGAACGCGGGGGCGGGGATCGAGCAACTCTTCGCCGTGGCGGGGGAGGCGTGGGCGTACCCCGTCTTCCCCGACGGGTCCCCCGCCCCCGGCGATCAGCCCGACCTCGCCCGCGCCGAGCAGACCCTCGACATCTCGTTCGTCCCGTCGGAGTCAGCCTGATGCCCCCGTCCCCCGTCCCCTCCCCGGCCCCGGACCTGATCGCCCGCTTCGGTCCCGCCTGGAACAAGACGGTCGCCGACGAGACCCTGGCCGCCTACCTGCCCGTCCACCGCCGACTCTCCGGGGAGAGCACGGAGGGCGTGCGCGTCACCCGTGACCTCCCGTACGGCCCCCATGAACGTCACCGCCTGGACGTATACCGGCCCGCCGCGCCGGGACCGCATGGGGTGGTGCTGTTCTTCCACGGCGGCGGCCTGTGGACGGGGGACAAGACCCTCCCGGAGTCGGGGGGCCTGGTCTATGCCAACCTCGGCGGCTTCCTCGCGCGGCATGGCGTCGTCGCGGTGGTGGCGAACTACCGCCTGGTCCCGCACGTCCGCTTTCCCGGCGGCGGGGAGGACGTGGCGCGGGTGGTGGCCTGGGCACGCGAGCACATCGCCGGGTATGGCGGCGACGCCCATGACCTCACCCTTTTCGGGAACTCGGCGGGGGCCATTCACGCTGCCACCTACCTGTTTCGTCAGGAGCTGCAAGAGGGGGGCACGCCGGGGGTGGCCCGCGCCGTGCTGCTCTCCACGCCCTGCACGCTGCCGCACGGCGGCCCACGGGAGGAGGTCACGAAGGCGTACTTCGGGGCGGACGGGGCGCAGATCGACGCGAACGCCCCGCTGGGCCTGCTCCGCGCGTACCGGGGCGACACGGTGCCCCTGCTGTTCATGACGGCGGAGTTCGACCCGGAGGAGATCGAGCGGCCCAGCCTCCGCTTCCTCTCCGCGTACGGGGAGAAGTACGGCGCTCTCCCCCACTTCTCTCAGGTGCCCGGCCACAACCACCTCTCCACGGTCCTCAGCCTGGGAACGGAGGACATGGCGCTGGCCCGCCCGCTGCTGGGCTTTCTCGGAAGGGCCGGGCCGGAGGAGCACCCCCACGCGGCGGCCCCGGCACCGCACACCGCCGACCTCGCGGGAAAGCGGAGGTGAGGCGAGGAATTATCCGTGTCTGATACGGTTTCCGTCCAATCCGTTATCAAATCGGCGTCCTCCCGATTTGATAACTCCTTTCCCGGCAACCCTAAACGTTCCTTCTCGCTCCGCTCGGATTGAACAGTTTTTGTAACTGTTCAATCGGAATCTGTATGAGTTGGTGGCCGCACACTGAAGGGCGTCGCCGAACCTCCTTTCGAGTCCGCGAGACGGGCAGACGCCACCGGAGGAGCTGCCCCCGTCCGTGCCGTCGGTGAGGCGTTCGGGCAGGGCGCTCTCCCGCATCCCGACGGGCCAGAGCAGGAATCCCCAGTTCCACCCCGGCGGACAGGTGCCTCCTCCTCTTTTCTGTGATAGCTCCATACTGAGCACCCACCCCACAGAACGAGACCCACGGAGGACCCATGCCCGGACCCTTTCGCCCACTCCCCCTCCTCGCCGCCGTGCTGAGTGCCGCGCTGGCCCTGACCACCCCGGCGGGCGCGGCCCCGGCCCGGTATGCGGGCGTCACCTGGCAGGACCCGCCGGGGATGAAGGTGACGGACGCCTACCGCTACAACTGCCCTGGCCGCTGCGTGGTGTACGAGGGGGATACGGGCGACGTGACCGACGATTTCCCGCTGATCCGCGTCCACGAGGCGCTGCCCGCAGGTGGGCCGGGTGCCCTGGCGAGCCTGACCGCGTGGATGGAAAAGGGCCGGGGCGAGGTCGTCCGGGTGCTCAACAGCGGCAGTGAAAAGGTTGGTGGGGTGACGGTCACGCTGGCCGTGCTCTCCCGCGCGGACGACGCTCAGGACGACGACCCCGACTATTCGCTCTTCGTCCTGCTGGACCAGGGGGGCGTGACCCTGCCGCTGGAGCTGTACGGCTTTCGGCAGGGGGACGTGTCCGGCCCGCGCCTCGCCGTGCTGACCGCGCTGGCCGACAGCGTGCGCCTCAGCCCGGAGGCGGTCAGGAAGGACCTGACGGCCCGCACGGCGCGGTTCGCCACTCTGCAACGGGCCATCGCAGAAGGCTACGCGCGGGGCGAGCGGGCGCGGGTCTTCGCGTACATCAACACGGGCGTCATGGCAGTGCCGGGCGGCGACCTCGGCCTCGTCATGCAGACCTATCAGGACGTGCGGCTGGCGGCCTTTCTCCCCGGCGGCGTCTTCCTGAGCGCCGATCCCGAGCCGGACTACCGCGCCCCCGACCTGCGGCGCGTGGGCGAGGGCGAGCTGCCCGCGACGTGGAAGGCAGTCTCGGGCGGCTTTCAGGTCACGGCCCCGAACGGTGGAGTGACGGTCTACCGGCTGAGTCAGAACGGCCCGCAGGCGACCCTGACGGCGGGGGGCACGACCTACCGCGAGGCCGCGCCCCTGAAGCCCGCCGACCTCGTGGGCATCTTCGGCACGGTGAGCACCTCGTCGTCGAGCGTGGGGGGCACCGCCGTCTTCTCCCGCAGCGACCGCGACCTGGAGTTGCGGCAGGGCGGGCGCTATCTCTCGGCCAATACGAGCTTCACGGTGGTCAGCGGCCCCAACGTCGGGGGCGGCACGAACGGGGATCGCCAGGCGGGCGGGCGCTGGAGCTACGACCCGGCCTCCTTCACCCTGACCCTGCGCCCGGACGGGGGCGGCGTCCGCAGCGGGCCGACCTATACGCTGGCTTACGGCGCTCAGCGCAGGGAGAAGAGCGTGGACTGGACCCTGCTGGGCGAGCATGATTGGTGGAAGAAATGACGCACTTGCTCAGAATCTGCCTGCTCGCCCTGCTGCTGGCCGGGGCCGCCGCCGCGAAGACCTACACCCTCGGCGCGTGGGCGTTCACGCTGCCGGACGGGGCGAAGGAGTCGGTGCAAGACGGCGTGCGTGCGTTCGCGGTGGGGGGTGCCGCGTACCTGTTCACGCCGCCGGAACCGCTCGCGGGCCGCACGCTGGAGGCGGTCGCCGGGGCCACGGTCGCCGACCTCACGCGGGGGAAGAACAGCACCGTCCGGCTGGGTGCCCGTGAGAGCGTGGACGGCGCGGAGGTGCTCGCCTACAGCGGGGGCGTCACCGACCCCACCACCGGGGAGGGGAACGTGCAGGTCTACTTCTTCTTCGCGCGGGGAGGCCAGTGGGGGCTGGCGCTCCTGCTGGCGGGCGCGGACGCCGACATCGACGAGGCGATGGAGCCGTTGGGCACCGTCACCTTCCGCCCGTCGGGGCTGACGGCGAGGGGAGAGGCGCTACCCCGGCTGCCCGCCGTGCCGTGGTCCACCGGACGCGCGGACCGCGTGGCGGCCTCCACCGCCGCCGTCACGTATCCAGCGGCCCGCAAGCGTGGCCTGGACCCGCGCACGGACCTGTTGCCCGACGCCTTCGACTGCTACTTCGTGGGCGAGTACAACCGCGACGACGTGCGCGCCATGACGCCGACGCCCGACCTGCGCGTGGCGGTGGCGGCGGGCGGCACGTACACCCTGACGGACGGCACCACGCGCACGTCTGGCCGCTGGACACAGCCCAAGGCGGCGGGGGAGACGCCGACCCTGACGCTGGAGGGTCCGCTGACGGCCTCCAGAAGCTACGTGCGGGGCAACGACGACGACGGCCAGACCTTCCAGGCCGAGCACGCGGCAACTCGAAGGGGAGTCCTGTGTTATCAGGCCGGACCGAGGGCCGAGGCCCTGCGCCTGGAGCTGACCCGCAAGCGCGTCGGCACGGAGGCGCTGACCTGCCGGGACGCGCGGGGCGGCTCGCCCTACGCCCTGAACTTCGGGGCGGGCACCTACTCCACCCCGAGGGGGAACGGGCGCACCCGGCTGGTCTTCTCGGGAAGCCGCTCGGGGGACTGGGCGGGCCTCGTGCAGTTCACGGGCGGCCCGTTCGACCTCTCCGTCGGTGAGATGGACGAGGACGAGCACGGCAACCGCGAGCTGGAGATTACTGAGAAGACCACCGACTCCAGGCTGTTCTACCGAGAGAGCACCACCACCCTGATCGCCACCTGCCGCGCGAGGGTCACACCCAGGCCGGGGCTGCTGTATGGCCGCGCGCCCGCACCGAACACGGGGGTCGGCGGCGGGCCGGACGGGCTGTTCGTCAGCCTGCAAAATCGCCCACGGATAATCGGGACCCTCTTCACGGCCTGGTACGAACTCGAACTGTCCCTCTTCCGGCCCGGCGGCTTCCATCTGGACGGCCTCGACCCCACCGAACTGGGCACCGTGCCCGACTGCACCCGCACCCGGCCCAACGGCGACCCCTTCTGCGAACGCTACACGTTGAAAGGCGGCCAGTTGCTCTTCCAGGACGACGACGGCACCTGGGACGATCCACAGGCCTACCGCAAGACGGCGGACGGCTTCACCCTGGGGGAGACGCGGTACGTCCGGGTGACGCCCCTCACCGCCGCCGCGCTGGCCGGGGTGTACACGTCGGAGGACTTCACCGGAAGCGGCCCGGCGGGTGGTGCCCTCGGCGGCGGGGTCGGGGTTTACAACGCGCTGTCAGGCGGCTACCTGTTTACCCCGCAGGGGGGCTTCCAGTGGAAGTCCAGCTCGTCGAGTTCCACATTGATCTCGCCCAATCCGGTGCTGGGCGGGGCGGTCGGCGGCGGAAGTTCCACCCGCACGGAAGGGGGACAGGGCAAGCTCACCGTGAAGGACAACTGGCTGACCCTCACGTTCGACGATGGCCGGGTTCAGCGCCTGTTCGTCTATCCCCAGCCCGCCGTCTTCCTGGGGGACGACCCGACACGGGGAGAGCGCCTGAATATCGGCGGGTCGTGGCTGAAGCGGGTGGGCGGGCGCTGAGCCTCCGCGTCCCGCGCTACTTGCGGACGGTGAAGCCTCGCTCGGTCAGGTCCACGAGGCCGAGGTCCAGACCAAGCTCCGCCGTGCCCTGCGCGAGGCCCTGGCCGAACTCGGCGCGGCTGGCGGGGTCGTCCTTCCAGGCCTCGGCCAGCGCGCCGAAGAGGACGGTTTGCAGCAGCAATGATTCGGCCATCTCCTGCTTCTGGGTGTCGTTCAGCCCGGCGACGGCAGGGATGGAGAGCAGCAGGGGCCGGAACTGGTCGCGCAGCCCGACCACCTGCGCCCGCGTGGGGTCGTCGGTGCGGCTCTGGGTCATCAGCCACGCGTAGCTCCAGTACAGCGCCCACACGTCGGCGACGTTGGTGGAACTCAGGCCGAACAGAGTCTTCATCTGCCGGTCGATCTCGGCAAACACGTCCGCGCCCGTGAAGAGCTTCTGCCACTCCGCCCCCGACTCCGGGCTGGCCGCCGTGACCTCGCCCACGAAGGTGTCGATCACCCCCCGGCGCACCGCCGGGCTGACCTTGAAGTTCAGCGCCCCTGGCTGGGCGACCGGGGCGGGTGGGCGAGGGGTCGCCGGGGTCTGGCCGGTGGTTGTCCCCCCGGTCGCCGGGGCCGCCGGGCCGCTCACCCCCTTCATCAGCTTGAAGATCGAACTCGACAGGCTGGAGGCGCTGCCGCCCAGGCCCTGGGCCGAGGCGGGCTGCGGGAGGGCGAACAGGAGGGCGAGGGTGAGCAGAGCGCGTTTGAACATGCTTCCTCCGGGGGAGTGCTGGCGGGGCGGCGGGTGTGGCCCCGAGTATAGGACCGCTCCCCGCACATCGGAGACCTCACCGCAGCGGACGAGGAGGTCGAGGAGGGGGCGTGGGCGTCCTCTGCCCCCCACACCAGCTCTGGTTCAGATGTGTTTGGAACGGCGCTCTACACACAAAAGTCGAAGGCCGCCAGGCAGCGGCGACCTTTGCGCGTCCTCCCCTTTGGCCTGACTTTCCTTCTCTTCCCCGCCTCCCCGCATGACCTACGGTGCCGCCACCCTGTCCATCCACGCGAAGAGTTGATCGAGGTCGTAGTCCCCGCTGTGAGGGACGTTCCACGGCAGGAACAGGTCCACGTCGTAGCCCGCGTTGATGAGGCGGGTTCCCAGGATCACCGGGACGGCCAGGGACGTGTCCCGGTCCGCCGTGCCCGTCCGAATCCGCCAGTGGAGCGCCCGCTGGGTGCCCGTCGCCCCGACGTAGTTCATGGGGTTCATCAGGCGGACCACCTCGGGTTCGGCCACCGCGCCGCCCGCCTTGCTCCGCTGCTGGCTGAACGCCGTGAAGTGCCGCGCATTCGCCGCGCTCGTCCCGAACAGCTCGTTCTCGCCGTTCTCCAGGCTCAGGCCGTCGAAGGCTGGCGGTATCTTCTGGCGGCCCACGGCGCGAACGTAGGCGTCGAAGTCGACCGCCGTGACCCGCCCGCCGGAAACCGTGAGATAGGTCGCGGCGGAGAGGTCCTGCCCCGCGTCCAGGGCCGTCTGCGCGGAGGCCTGAATGAACGACGCGACATACTCCTTGAAGGAGCCGTTGCCGTTCTGGTCCAGGGTCAGGACGCTGCTGCCACCTCCGCTGCCGCTCCTGATTCGCAGGCCGTTGAGGTAGGCCGGGAACGTCGGCTTCAGCTCGTTCGAGAGCGCGATCTGTTCCGCCGTCAGCGTCCCCGGAACGAGCGTGCGCTGGATGCGGAAGTCCGTGTCCCTGGCGATTTGCAGCCGGGTGTAGTCGTTCACCCCGCCGAATTGCCACTCGTAGGCGGCGTCGGCGTTCTCCAGGTTGGTGATGGGGCAGTAGCTGGAGACGGCGAAGATGTCGTCACGTGTCTGCGCCGCACCCAGGGCGGTCAGGTACGGCTCGTAGTCCCGGTTATTGCCGGAGGCTCCCAGCAGGGCGGAGAGTGCCCCGCCCGCGCTCGTGCCGTTGGAGATGATCCTCTCCGCGTTCCCCGGCATCGCCCGGTCGTTGTAGCGCAGGTAGCGCACGGCGGCCTTGAGGTCCACGATGGCGGCGGGGGCCTTGCCGACGAACTCGCCCGCCGCGTTCTTGGTGGAGCGGCCCCTGGCACCGGGAGCGGCCACCACGTAGCCCCTGGACAGCGCGACGAGGGCGGCGTTGGGACTCCCCGTGCGCTCGTCGTTGCCCGCCGTCCCCGGCTCCGCCTGCATATAGCCGCCGACCCCGTTGGGGAGGAAGATGGGTGCGGTCTGCGCGTTGTACGCCCCGATGGTCCGGCCCCCGAAATACTCCTCGGGGACGTAGATGTTCATGCTCTGGTAGGTCGTGTCCTGGGGACTGCGCACGTAGACGACACGCTCGTAGGCGCGGTAGCGGACCTCCCTGCCGTTCACCTGCGTCGTCACCGGGCGGAACGCGTTGGCGTCGAAGTCGAGGTTGTAGACCCTTGTGCCGGAGGTGTTGGTCATAAGCGTGCAGGAGTTGAGCAGGAGGGCGGAACCGAGGAGCCAGAGGGTGCGTTTGAACACAGGAGGACCTTCCCACGGAGGAATGAGGGGACGGACGACACCGTGGCCGCCGCCGAACAGGTGAACTTGAGTGACATCCGGGTGGGGCGACGTCGTGGCCCGCCTGCACCCCACACCTTGCTCCCCAGCATGACGACGGGGTGTAAGGGTCGGATAAGGGTTTCCTTGCAACTTGCCGGGTGACGCCGTATCGTTCACCCGCTCCGTTGGCAGAGGGCGGGCGCACACGTGGTCGGCCCGCTGCCTTCCGCGACGTGTGCGGCAGGGTTGACCCTCGCTGTTTCGCCCCGCCTCCTCGATCACGTGCTCCCGTCGGTGGTGGGCGCGTGGCCGACGTTCACCTGTCAGGGCGAAGCTCACGCAGCTTGTCACCGTGAGCGGAGCGAAGGGTCCCTGCGGCGGGTGATGCTTCGCTGACGGTCAGCATGATGACATCTATGCGCCCCACCTTGATCCTCTCTTGCCTGGGCCGGGGCGACGGCGACGGTTCCTGCTTCCGGACCGGACCCGCGCCCCCCGACTCCCGGCGGTGGCCCATGAGGTACAGGGCCTGTCCGCTCCCCGAACCCGTGGCGCTCGGCGGCCTGCCCCGGAGCAGCGCCCTCACGCCCCCGGCAGCGTGAAGAAGAAGGTGGACACCCCTCGCCCGGTATGCTCTCCACCCACAGCCGCCCGCCGTGCCCCTCGACGATCTTCTTGCACACCGCCAGCCCGATTCCGGTGCC
The sequence above is a segment of the Deinococcus sp. YIM 134068 genome. Coding sequences within it:
- a CDS encoding subtype B tannase, which codes for MTNTSGTRVYNLDFDANAFRPVTTQVNGREVRYRAYERVVYVRSPQDTTYQSMNIYVPEEYFGGRTIGAYNAQTAPIFLPNGVGGYMQAEPGTAGNDERTGSPNAALVALSRGYVVAAPGARGRSTKNAAGEFVGKAPAAIVDLKAAVRYLRYNDRAMPGNAERIISNGTSAGGALSALLGASGNNRDYEPYLTALGAAQTRDDIFAVSSYCPITNLENADAAYEWQFGGVNDYTRLQIARDTDFRIQRTLVPGTLTAEQIALSNELKPTFPAYLNGLRIRSGSGGGSSVLTLDQNGNGSFKEYVASFIQASAQTALDAGQDLSAATYLTVSGGRVTAVDFDAYVRAVGRQKIPPAFDGLSLENGENELFGTSAANARHFTAFSQQRSKAGGAVAEPEVVRLMNPMNYVGATGTQRALHWRIRTGTADRDTSLAVPVILGTRLINAGYDVDLFLPWNVPHSGDYDLDQLFAWMDRVAAP
- a CDS encoding DUF6683 family protein, which codes for MFKRALLTLALLFALPQPASAQGLGGSASSLSSSIFKLMKGVSGPAAPATGGTTTGQTPATPRPPAPVAQPGALNFKVSPAVRRGVIDTFVGEVTAASPESGAEWQKLFTGADVFAEIDRQMKTLFGLSSTNVADVWALYWSYAWLMTQSRTDDPTRAQVVGLRDQFRPLLLSIPAVAGLNDTQKQEMAESLLLQTVLFGALAEAWKDDPASRAEFGQGLAQGTAELGLDLGLVDLTERGFTVRK
- a CDS encoding alpha/beta hydrolase codes for the protein MPPSPVPSPAPDLIARFGPAWNKTVADETLAAYLPVHRRLSGESTEGVRVTRDLPYGPHERHRLDVYRPAAPGPHGVVLFFHGGGLWTGDKTLPESGGLVYANLGGFLARHGVVAVVANYRLVPHVRFPGGGEDVARVVAWAREHIAGYGGDAHDLTLFGNSAGAIHAATYLFRQELQEGGTPGVARAVLLSTPCTLPHGGPREEVTKAYFGADGAQIDANAPLGLLRAYRGDTVPLLFMTAEFDPEEIERPSLRFLSAYGEKYGALPHFSQVPGHNHLSTVLSLGTEDMALARPLLGFLGRAGPEEHPHAAAPAPHTADLAGKRR